GAATTAGATATCTGGGCACACAAACTGATAAAACAGTATGATATGACGAAAACCTGCTATTACACCATGACAATCTTAATACGGCAGATGTTAGATTATGCGGTGGAACAGTTGGAGATCATCACGGTAAATCCATTCCGGCAAATTAAACTGCAAAAGAAAATGTTGCGAAAGCCAGTAAAAAAGAACGATGAATCGCAGGTATTTCTTTTAGACGAGACACCTAAAATTATAGAGGCGGCTCTGGCGGATTTTAACAGCAATCCTTTGAATACCGCTCCTTTGACTGTGGTTCTCGGCTTTCTCACAGGTTTACGCCTTGGTGAGATGGCGGCAATCAAGGAAACGGATATTATGGGGAATATACTTCATGTTCGGCATATGGAGGAAGAAGTTTATGATTATTCCGATTTGGAGCATATCCGGCTGGTGGAACGGGCAGTTATCGACAGCACAAAGACCGAGGCCGGCGTGCGTGAGGTTCCATTGGTTCCGCAGGCCCTCAAGGTTATTGAAGCGGTGAAAGTCTCCAACCAGATGAACGGCTGGCATGACAAAGGATTCCTTTTCCTGAATGCTGGAAAGCGCATGACAACGCGGACGGTCAAATACCGGATATCAAAATACTGCAAGCAGTGCGACATAATGGCAAAGAGTTTCCACAAAGTAAGAAAGACCTATATTTCCGCATTGATTGACAGCGGTATCAATATCAATGAAATTCGCAAGGCGGTAGGGCATACCGATGAGCGTACCACTTACGGAAATTACTGTTATAACCGCGCAGGAAAGCAGGAAACAACGGTGGCGTTTGAAAATGCTCTGGTGAGCGGAAATGGAATAGCAGATTGCAGGATAGCAATTTGAGGTACTCAAAGGTACTCAAACAGAAAATGAAAAAACCCTTGATTTTTCAAGGGCTTTTCAGTAGCGGAAGGGAGATTTGAACTCTCGACACCACGGGTATGAACCGTGTGCTCTAGCCAACTGAGCTATTCCGCCATATTTGGTTTTATATGGGACCTATAGGGCTCGAACCTATGACCCTCTGCTTGTAAGGCAGATGCTCTCCCAGCTGAGCTAAGATCCCATAATCGCCTCTGGAGTGATGTCTCACTCAAGACTGCCTACGTAGTATACCCTTTGTTGTGTCAATTGTCAAGACTTTTTCTACAATTTTTTTCAAATTTTTGAGTTGATTTTTTTGAACCGGATATTTTTCGGGAAAAGAACATATACTAAAGGAAAGCCTTTTTCCGAAAACCTGTCAATTCTAACGGTTTTCTAAAGATTTTCAAAACTGTATTGTACTCCCAGTTTGAGTGTGATATAATCCGGAAAAGTTGAATGATTTTGAAAGGGAGATGTCAAGTGAAGAATCTGTTAAAGAAGTACGGGCATGTCTGGGTGATGGGTTACATCTTGATTTATCTGCCCTGGTTTTTTTATCTGGAACGAACCGTGACCGGCCGGTATGCGGTCATGCATGTGGCGCTGGATGATTATATCCCGTTTAATGAGTATTTTATCATCCCGTATCTGATCTGGTTTTTATATGTAGCAGGAGCTGTGCTGTATTTCTTTTTTACCAGCAGGCAGGATTATTACAGGCTGTGTACCTTTTTGTTTGTGGGCATGACCATCAGCCTGGTGATCTGCACTTTTTTTCCAAATGGAACGGATTTAAGGACAGTGGTAGACCCGAATAAGAACCTGTGCAGTTACCTGGTTTCCCTGATCCATGCTTCGGATACTCCGACCAATGTTTTTCCCAGCATTCATGCGTACAACTCGCTGGGAGTCCATTTTGCCATCACAAACAGCAAAATGCTGAGGGAGAAGAAGTGGGTAAGGAGGACGTCCTTCCTTCTGATGGTTGCCATCTGCCTGTCCACAGTATTTTTAAAACAGCATTCCGCTATCGATGTGCTTGGGGCTTTTATACTGGGATATGTGATGTATCCGTTTGTTTTCGGCATGAGTTATGCGTCCGGCAGGAAGACGGCCGGGCAGAAAGCCGTCAGTTAAATACAGCCGCTGAAGAAAAAGACCGGTTTGTCATTCGGTCTTTTTTTATATAAATTTTCTTAGGTGTTTTACGGATTTTATGGTATACTCTATAATAGTAAACTATGGGAGGTTTCCATGTACTATTTTATCGTGAATCCGAATGCCCGGCACGGGCTTGGAGAAAAGATATGGAAAAAACTGGAACGTCGTATCATACATTCCGGTATAGAATACGAAGTGCAGATGACCAGAGGGCAGGGAGATGCAAGGCGGCTGGCTGCAGAACTGACGGAGAACAGCGAGGGACCTCATACGATCATTGCGGTAGGCGGAGACGGTACGGTCAACGAGATCTTGAACGGTCTGAGCTTTGACGGGCCGGTCACGCTGGGCTATATTCCAACCGGATCCGGCAATGACCTTGCGCGCAGCTTAAGGCTTCCCAAAAGCCCGGCGCGCTGCCTGAAGCGGGTTTTGAGCCCCAGGTATTACCGCTGTCTGGATTATGGGATCCTGTCCTATGAGAAGGAAGCGCCGGTACACCGGAGATTCATTGTCAGCAGCGGGATCGGAATGGATGCAGCGGTGTGCCATGATCTTTTGGACACCGGCAGAAAGCGCAGGCTTTTGTTGTTTGGCGGGCGGCTGCGCTATGTGCTTCTGGGCATCAAGCATCTGGTCCTGACGAAGCCGGTGAAGGGGCATCTGGTCCTGGACGGTGTG
This portion of the Clostridium sp. AN503 genome encodes:
- a CDS encoding tyrosine-type recombinase/integrase, coding for MKEVTNKDLAILKEALANGIINVEDVQQVLNMKKEEYYLSLHKYDIYEGKDGKWYTYLPDKTQKQGRRKLKRTTKTAIHRAVIDFYKEQEKREQGKELTLRLLYPEWIEWKGAHTRATTSIRRFNCDWKKFYLPYPKIIDKPIVELTVSELDIWAHKLIKQYDMTKTCYYTMTILIRQMLDYAVEQLEIITVNPFRQIKLQKKMLRKPVKKNDESQVFLLDETPKIIEAALADFNSNPLNTAPLTVVLGFLTGLRLGEMAAIKETDIMGNILHVRHMEEEVYDYSDLEHIRLVERAVIDSTKTEAGVREVPLVPQALKVIEAVKVSNQMNGWHDKGFLFLNAGKRMTTRTVKYRISKYCKQCDIMAKSFHKVRKTYISALIDSGININEIRKAVGHTDERTTYGNYCYNRAGKQETTVAFENALVSGNGIADCRIAI
- a CDS encoding phosphatase PAP2 family protein, which translates into the protein MKNLLKKYGHVWVMGYILIYLPWFFYLERTVTGRYAVMHVALDDYIPFNEYFIIPYLIWFLYVAGAVLYFFFTSRQDYYRLCTFLFVGMTISLVICTFFPNGTDLRTVVDPNKNLCSYLVSLIHASDTPTNVFPSIHAYNSLGVHFAITNSKMLREKKWVRRTSFLLMVAICLSTVFLKQHSAIDVLGAFILGYVMYPFVFGMSYASGRKTAGQKAVS
- a CDS encoding diacylglycerol kinase family protein, producing the protein MYYFIVNPNARHGLGEKIWKKLERRIIHSGIEYEVQMTRGQGDARRLAAELTENSEGPHTIIAVGGDGTVNEILNGLSFDGPVTLGYIPTGSGNDLARSLRLPKSPARCLKRVLSPRYYRCLDYGILSYEKEAPVHRRFIVSSGIGMDAAVCHDLLDTGRKRRLLLFGGRLRYVLLGIKHLVLTKPVKGHLVLDGVKKVEFNHIYFISSHIHPYEGGGFKFSPKADYNDGQLEVCVVHNSSKRHLVPVLADALTGRMGHHRGVRFYRCKEMAVHVDRPLPVHVDGESCFCQTDIHLRCVEKKLRMIV